One window of the Prochlorococcus marinus XMU1411 genome contains the following:
- the psbF gene encoding cytochrome b559 subunit beta: MTNSQAPMQAAEVRVYPIFTVRWLAVHALAIPSVFFLGSIAAMQFVAR, translated from the coding sequence ATGACTAATTCTCAAGCTCCAATGCAGGCTGCGGAAGTCCGCGTTTATCCTATATTTACTGTCCGTTGGCTAGCAGTTCACGCTCTAGCTATTCCATCAGTATTCTTTTTAGGTTCTATTGCTGCTATGCAATTCGTAGCCCGATAA
- a CDS encoding photosystem II reaction center protein L, with protein MQVNENPNKVPVELNRTSLYLGLLSVFVLGILFSSYFFN; from the coding sequence ATGCAAGTAAACGAAAATCCTAACAAAGTTCCAGTTGAACTTAATCGTACAAGCCTTTATCTAGGCTTATTATCAGTCTTTGTATTGGGAATTTTATTTTCCAGTTACTTTTTCAATTAA
- a CDS encoding photosystem II reaction center protein J, with amino-acid sequence MSKLKGPDGRIPDRLPDGRPAVAWERRWTEGTLPLWLVATAGGIAVIFVLGIFFYGSYQGVGAGG; translated from the coding sequence ATGAGTAAATTAAAAGGACCTGATGGAAGAATTCCAGATAGACTTCCCGACGGCAGACCAGCAGTTGCATGGGAAAGAAGATGGACTGAAGGAACCCTTCCTTTATGGCTTGTTGCCACAGCAGGTGGAATAGCAGTTATCTTTGTTTTAGGAATATTCTTCTATGGTTCATACCAAGGGGTAGGAGCTGGAGGCTAA
- the mtnP gene encoding S-methyl-5'-thioadenosine phosphorylase has translation MNKEHLLPIEKSRLGVIGGSGFYSMDQIEYLRELEINTPYGKPSDSIKVYKLGNLEIAFIPRHGRTHSLNPSEIPYKANIWALRSIGVRWIIAPSAVGSLQEQIRPLDIVVPDQFIDRTKNRPATFFNEGAVAHVTMGDPFCTNLSRILSEIGEKNIPGGRQLHRGGTYLAMEGPAFSTRAESNLYRSWGCSIIGMTNHTEARLAKEAEIAYSSLSMVTDYDCWHQTHQEVSVEMVLDNLRSNTEVANKIIFEVAKLIEKERPKSKSHFSLKDGLITQKENIPSSTKKKLRIFTDSY, from the coding sequence ATGAATAAAGAACATTTATTACCAATTGAAAAATCAAGATTAGGAGTGATTGGTGGAAGTGGATTTTATTCAATGGATCAAATTGAGTACTTAAGAGAACTAGAAATCAATACTCCCTATGGTAAACCTTCTGATTCAATAAAAGTATATAAACTTGGAAACCTAGAGATAGCATTCATTCCTAGACATGGCAGAACACATAGTTTAAATCCTTCTGAAATCCCTTACAAAGCTAATATTTGGGCTCTAAGATCAATAGGAGTAAGATGGATTATTGCTCCATCAGCAGTTGGTTCATTGCAAGAACAGATAAGGCCACTTGATATAGTGGTTCCAGATCAATTTATAGACCGGACAAAAAACAGACCTGCAACCTTCTTTAATGAGGGAGCTGTTGCTCACGTAACTATGGGAGATCCCTTTTGCACAAATTTATCACGTATATTAAGTGAAATCGGAGAAAAAAATATTCCTGGCGGTAGACAATTGCATAGAGGGGGTACCTATCTAGCAATGGAAGGTCCCGCTTTCTCAACTAGAGCAGAATCTAATTTATATAGGAGTTGGGGATGTTCAATAATTGGAATGACGAACCATACAGAAGCAAGATTAGCTAAAGAAGCTGAAATAGCTTACTCCTCCTTATCTATGGTTACTGATTATGATTGCTGGCATCAAACTCATCAAGAAGTTTCTGTAGAGATGGTTTTGGATAATCTTAGATCAAATACTGAAGTAGCCAATAAAATAATTTTTGAAGTAGCTAAATTAATTGAAAAAGAAAGACCAAAAAGTAAATCTCATTTTTCATTAAAAGATGGATTGATAACCCAAAAAGAAAATATCCCAAGCTCCACAAAAAAGAAACTAAGGATATTTACTGATTCTTATTAG